Genomic segment of Hymenobacter aquaticus:
CAGCTGCTGGTCGGCTACTTGCCGGCCCGAGTGTGGGTCCCGCCCGCCGTGCCCGGCGTAGAGAATCTGGTCTTCCCCAAACACGTCGTCCTCGTACTGCCCGGCCAGCACGATGGAGTCGACGCCCTCGGTCGCCGTGCCGCTGACGCCGGCCCGCAGCGGCCGGTGCAGGCCCGCCAGGCTCAGCGCGGCCCGGGAAGCGAATAAGTCGCCGGGCCGGTAGGTGCCCACGTGGCCGAATACGCGCATGCGGTGGAGCGGTGAAATGGTAAGATGGTGAGATGGTGAGTTTTCGTCCTTGAAGAGTGTCATGGCGAGGCGCAGCCGTGGCCATCCGTCCTCCGAAATGGGCTGAGCCTTCTAATGTGAAAAGCCCTTTCCTACCGGCGTGTAAGAAAGGGCTTTCTGATAAAAGGGCGTTTGTCACCAGCAGCGGACGGATTGCTTCGGCCGTTAGCCTCGCAATGACACGACTTCTACATTAGTACATTCCCCACATTAGCACCTGAGCACATTAAAACTCTATTCCGGCAAATATTGCAGCACGCTCAGGTTGTCTTCGCGCAGCACGTCGTTGGCCAGGTCGCGCAGCTCCTCGGCGGTGATTTGGCGGATCTGGGCAAACACCTCGTTAATGGATTCCACCCGGTTCAAATCCAGGGTGCTTTTGCCCAGCAGCTGCATCATCCCGCTGTTGCTTTCCTCCGACATGGCCAGCTGGCCCATCAGCTGCTCTTTCACGACGTGCAGCTGGTTGGTGGTCAGGGTTTTTTCGCGCAGCAGCTTCAGTTCCTTGTTGACTAGCGAAATCGTGCGGGCCACCTGCTTTTTCTCGGTGCCGAAGTAAATGCCGAACAAGCCCGTGTCGGTGTAGGGGCTGTAGGTCGAGTCGATGGTGTAGACCAAACCGTACTTTTCGCGCACGGCCAGGTTCAGGCGGGAGTTCATGCCGGGGCCGCCGAGCAGGTTGTTGAGCATGAAAAACGGAATCCGCCGCTTGTCGCTGATGGCGTAGGCCGGCCCCCCGATGATGCAGTGGGCCTGGTTGATGGGTTTCCGCTCGGTTTGCTCTACCCGCTGGAAGGCCGTGAACGGCGTGCGGGGCCGGACCCCGAGCTGGGCCGGCAGCGGGGCCAGGTACTTATCGGCCAGGCGCTTCACTTCCTTGAAGGGCAGGTTGCTCACCGAGCTGAACGCCAGCCGGTCGGTGCGCACGTTGTCGGCCAGAAACTGGAAGAAGTCCTGCTGCGCGAAGCCCGACACACTCTCGCGGGTGCCCAGAATGTTGTGGCCCAGGGAATGGTTCGGGAAAATCACGCCGTCGAAGTCGTCCACAATGGCGTCTTCGGGGGCATCCTGGTACATGCTCATTTCCTCCAGAATCACGCCGCGCTCCTTCTCGATTTCCTTTTCCGGAAACACCGAGTGAAACGTCAGATCGGTCAGCAGCTCGAAGGCCCGCTCGAAGTGGGTGCTGAGCAGGGAGGCGTAAAAGCAGATTTTCTCCTTGGTTGTATAGGCGTTCAGCTCGCCGCCCACGGTTTCGAGGCGGTTCAGGATATGAAAGCTCTTGCGCTTCTCGGTGCCCTTGAAAGCCATGTGCTCCCAGAAGTGGGCCAGGCCGAGCTGGTGCAGCTTTTCGTCGCGGGAGCCAATGTCCAGCAGAAAGCCGCAGTGCGCAATCTTGGTGTGCAGTACTTGTTTATGCAGAACCCGAATGCCGTTGGGCAACTCGTAGAGGTCGTAATCAGACATTAGTTGGGGTCTTGAGGACAGGAGCCGGCCACCCGAAAAAGAAGCTGGGCCGGAAAAGATACTAACCAGCAAGCCGCGCCGCTGGTTTCATCCCCGCAAAGGAGAGGATAATGTGCGAATGTGAGGAATGTGCTGAGGTGCTAATGTGGTGGAATGTGAGAAATGTGGAAAATGTGCTGATATGGGAAACGTGCCCAGGCTTCTGCTCAGGCGTCGGGGCTTTGTAAGTAAAGGGTAAAGGGACGTTTCGTATTGCGCAAAAGGACGAATGAACACCGCCTGAAGCTCAAAATGCCATTCGTCCTTATTCATTCCCCACATTCAAACCACATTCAAACCACATTCTAACCACATTACCCCGCTTCCGCTTCGGCCAGGGCGCTGAGCAGCTGGCTGGTTTCAATGCCGTAGGCGCAGTGGAAGTGGTTCAGGGGGCACTTACGGTAGCCGTGCAGGCCGCAGGGCTTGCAGGCCAGCTCCTCGCGCAACTCCACCACCCGCGAGAAGGGACTCAGGGGGCCAAACCCGAAAAACGGCACCGTGGAGCAGTAAATGGCGCAGGTAGGCGCCCCCTGGGCCGAGCACAGGTGCATGGGCGCCGAGTCGTTGACGTAGTTCAGCACCGCCCCGCGCATCAGGGCCGCCGAGGCCAGCAACGACAGTTTACCCGCCAGGTTCACCACGCCGGGCCGGCCGCTGGCCGCCAGCAGGACCTCGCACTCGGCCACGTCGGGCGGGCCCCCGATGAGAAACACGGCGTACTTGGCCGGCAGCGCGGCCAGCAGCTTCAGCCACTGCTCCCGGGGAAACTGCTTGGTAAACCACACCGAGGTCGGCGCGATGCAGATATAGGGCCGGCCGCCGGCTTGCTGCGCGGCCTGGGCGGCGGCCGCCTCGTCGGCCGCGCTGGGGTAGAGGCGGGGCATGGTCAGGGGGCCGTCGTAGGCCGGGTCGAGCAGGTGCAGGTTGCGCGACACCTCGTGCACGCCCGACCCAATCACGTGGGGAATGGCCCGGGTGAAGCGGAAGGAAAACGGGTTTTTATCGAAGCCCACCCGCTCGGGAGCCCCCGAAAAAGCCGTCAGGAAGCCCGTGGAGGCAAAGCGCTGCAAGGTCACGACGCGCTGGTAGTCGGCCTGCCGGATGCGTTGCAGCAGCTGCCAGAGCCCGCGGTACTTGTCCTGCTTCTTGTCCCAGATCAGCACCTGCCGCACGTGGGGGTGGTTTTGCACCAGGCCCTCGTTGCCCTTGCGCACCAGAAAGTCGACGGGCGTGTCGGGCTCGGTGTGGTGCAGGTGTTCCAGCAGGGCCGTAGCCAGAATAACGTCGCCGATAAAGGCGGTTTGAATCAGCAGAACGGCGCGGCGGGCAACAGGATCAGGCATAGACGAGTAGCAGTTTGCAAAGATACCGCCTAGCAATTCAGGTTCAAGCAACCCGGCAGATAGAACGTCATTCCGGACAGAGCGAGGAATGACCTTCGCCTGCGTGTGGCCAATCTATTTAACTTGCAGCCGACCCGCCTGCCGCGCGTCTTTCCTCGCCCAACAACTCCTTTCCTATGCGTTACGGTCCCATCGATCCGCAGCTGTTTATTCAGAATCGGCGCAACTTCGTCCAGCAGCTGCCCCCGGCTTCCCTGGCCATCTTCCACTCCAACGACACCATGCCCACCAACGCGGACGGGACCATGGCCTTCCGGCAGAACAACGATTTGTTCTACCTCTCCGGCGTCGACCAGGAGGAAAGCATCCTCGTGATTTTCCCCGATGCCAAGCTGCCCCAGCACCGCGAAATCCTGTTCCTGAAGGAAACCAGTGAGCATATCTTGGTGTGGGAAGGCTACAAGCTGACCAAGGCCGAGGCCCGCGCCCAGTCGGGCGTCGCCACCATCATGTGGGTCGATTCGTTCGAGTCGGTGCTGCCGGCCCTGATGAACGAGGCGGAAAACGTGTACCTCAACTCCAATGAGCACATCCGGGCCGTGGTGGAGGTCGAAACCCGCGACGCCCGCCTGGGCAAACAGCTGCGCGCGGCCTATCCGCTGCACCAGTACCGCCGCGTGGCCCCCATCATGCACTTTCTGCGCGCCATTAAGAGCGAGGAGGAAATCCGGCTGATGCGCGAGGCGGCCAACATCACCGAAAAAGCGTTCCGTCGCCTGCTGGGCTTTATCCGGCCTGGCGTGTGGGAATACGAGATTGAAGCCGAAATCCTGCACGAGTTTGTGCGCAACCGCAGCCGCGGCCCGGCCTACGGCAGCATCATCGCCTCGGGCGCCAATGCCTGCATCCTGCACTACGTGAGCAACGACCGGGAGTGCAAGGACGGCGACGTGCTGCTGATGGACTTCGGGGCCGAATTCGCCAACTACGCCGCCGACCTTTCGCGCTCCATCCCCGTGAACGGCACCTTCACCCCGCGGCAGCGCGCCGTGTACGAGGCCGTGCTGCGCGTGATGAAGCACGCCACCTCCCGCCTGGTAGCCGGCAACAACATCGAGGACTACCACGCCGAAGTGGGCCGCACGATGGAGCAGGAGCTCATCAAGCTCGACCTGCTCAACGAAAACGACGTGAAGAACCAGGACCCGGCCGCGCCGCTCTACAAGAAGTATTTCATGCACGGCACCAGCCACTACCTGGGCCTCGACGTGCACGACGTGGGTGCCAAGTACCGCGTGTTCGAGCCCGGCATGGTGTATACCTGCGAGCCGGGCATCTACATCCGGGAAGAGGGCCTGGGCATCCGCCTCGAAAACGACATTCTCATCACTACCTCCGGCAACGAGGACCTGATGAAGAACATCCCGCTGGAAGTCGCCGACATCGAGCGGCTGATGGCCGCCAACCGGGGGTAATATTCCCCGTCAGTACCCTAAGCGGAAAAGAGCCGCCCGACTTCTCGGGCGGCTCTTTTTGGTAGGCGCCGTTCCCGGTAGAGTGAAATATTCCGGATTTTTTACGGGGAGCTTTTTGGGCACGCGACCCGCTGAAAAGCAGGTAGAAAGCCCAGGTGCCGCTCCTCGTAAAGTAGCGTTCTGACCCGCTGAGGGCAACCTTATGCCTGGTAAAAAGTATAGACGGGTAGCTATGTTTGCGCATGGCTGACTTCGTTATGTCCACAACGAAGCTGATTTTCCATCCAAATTCGTTCCCATGAAACGTTCTCTAACCTCCTATCTGGCCCTGGGACTGACGCTGCTGGCGGCGGCCCCGCGCGGGCACGCCCAGACCGCCGACCGCAAGACGGCCGTGAGCCTCTACGGCAGCATGTACCAGTACAAAGGCAGCCTCGGTTCCGACTTTTTCAAGAGCGGCAACAACCACTTCGGCCCCGGCATTAGCATCAACCGCTACCTCACCCCCGGCCTCGATCTGGGCTTGCAGGGTGCCTATGTAGAGCTGAAAGGCAGCCAAAGCCCCGCCACGTTCTTCAACACCAACGTGGTGAACGTGAACCTGGCCCTGAAGCTGAAGCTCAATAACGGCTGGGCGCTGAAAGAAGACGCCGTGGTGCAGCCATACCTGCTGCTCGCCCCGGGCATTGCCTACACCAGCCGCGAAGGCTCGGTGCGGGGTAAGCGCATTGACGAGGACAAAACTTACTTCGACGCTTTCGGCGCAGCCGGTATTAACTTCCGCATCAGCGACGCGGTGGGCCTGTTCGTGCAAACCGGCCAGCACATTCCGCTCAACGCCAACCTCGACGGCGAGCCAATCCGCGACGACGACAAGATCGACGACCGGTATTTGCAGCACACCGTGGGCTTGACCGTTGCGTTTGGCAAGGCCAAGGACACCGACGGTGACGGCGTGCCGGACCGCAAAGACAAGTGCCCCGATACGCCCACCGGCGTTTCGGTGGATGAGAACGGCTGCCCCCTCGACGGTGACGGCGACGGGGTTCCGGATTACCAGGACAAGTGCCCCACCGAGAAAGGCCTGGCCAACCTCGAAGGCTGCCCCGACCGTGACAACGACGGCGTGCGCGACGGCGACGACCAGTGCCCCGACGTGGCCGGCAAAGCCGAATTGCGCGGCTGCCCCGACGCCGATAACGACGGTGTGCGCGACCAGGACGATAAGTGCCCCAACACCCCCGCCGGCACGCAGGTAGACGCCAACGGCTGCCCCCTGGTGCTCGACCAGGACAACGACGGTATCCTCGACAACGTGGATAAGTGCCCCGACACCCCGGCCCGCACCCGCGTAGATGCCAACGGCTGCCCCCTCGTGGTAGACCCCGCCATCAAGCGTCTGGAAGTGCCCGTGCGCTTCAAAACCAACAGCACCGTGATTGAGCCCAGCTCGTATCCGGCCCTGAACCGCATTGCCAACGCCCTGAAAACCCACCCCGAGTACAGCCTGCGCATCATCGGCCACGCCGATAGCCGCGGCACGGACGAGTACAACCAGGGCCTGTCGGAGCGCCGCGCCGAATCGGTGAAGCGCTACTTCTCGGGCAAGCAGGTCGATGACACCCGCGTCATCACCGAAGGCCGGGGCGAAGGTGAGCCCGCCGCGCCCAACACGTCGGCCGCTGGCATGTCGAAAAACCGCCGCGTCGAGTTCAAGTTTGAGTTCGTCATCACGCCCGCTCCCGCGATGTAAATCGTGGCCTCAGGCAACGCAAAAAGCGCCTTCCCGATGCGGGGAGGCGCTTTTTTTGTGCCCCGCGCTGTCGTCGCCCCCGGGGCTGCGCGGCCGGGTAGCCGCTTCGGGGGCTCCCGCGTGCCAAGTAGACACCCAACTGCTTTCGAAGGTCATTCCGGATTCCGGAATGGCCTTCGAAAGAACTTTTTAGGCATTCCGAATTCCGGAACGGCCTTCGAAAGAACTTTTTGGGCATTCCAAATTCCGGAATGGCCTTCGAAAGAACTTTTTGGCCGTTCCGGATTCCGGAATGACCTTCGAAAACACTTTTCGGGCGTTCCGGAATGCGGGAGGGATGCCAACGGATAGTTGGCCGCTTGCCGGCCGGCGGGGGCAACACCGTACGAAGGAGCCATAAAAAAGCCGCTACGGGGTGCGTAGCGGCTTTTGCCGGAAGGCAATACGTGAGAATGTTACCGGGCCAGCTCCCCGCTGACGCTGGGCAGGAACTTGACCAGCTTCTCGACCTGGCTTTTGGTGAAGTCGCCGGAAATGGCCACCAGCATAAACGATTCGGGGGCACCCTGCACGTTGCCGGTGGCTACCACTTCTTTCACCTTGTCGCCGCTCTGGCGGGCGGAGTAGCGCATAACGGTCGTGCCGGCTTCGGCCGCGACGGGCAGGGGCGTGTACCGCTCGTTGGCCAGCAGGCCGTCGACTTCCTTGGTCAGGCCCTCGGCTACCAGCTCGCGGGCGCCGCTGGTGGTGGGCGAAAAGGTGAGCACCTTCACGCTGCGCACCGAGGATATGGCCTGGGTCAGCTCGTTGTCGCCGCCCAGGTTGCCGAGCTTCAGCAGCAGCAGGCGGGTGGTCAGGCCCGCCGACCAGTCGGTGGCCTTGAAGCCGGAGCGGTTTTCGTATTTGCTGAAGAACTCGGCCACAGTGCGGGCCGGGGTGCCGGGGCCGCTGGTGCGGCAGCCGGTGGCCGCCAGCAGCGCCACCAGGACCCAGAGAGTCAGGATTCGGTTTTTCATAGCGTAAAAAAAGGCAAAAAGATCAGACTGCTCTTTCCATACGCAGGGCCGGGCCCGCCGTTCGGGCTTAGTTGAAATCAACGGTATTGATAAAGAACACGTCGCGCCCGTTCCAGCCGCTGCCCCGCACGTGCTGGTAGCCGAAAGCCAGGAAGCGGCTGCCGTACCAGGCCTGCATATCGGTGTGGGAGGTGCTGGTCGATTTTTCCTTCACCCCGGGCTTCAGCGTCGTCAGCAGCGGCACTTGCAGGTCGTTGGGGGAAGCGGCGGTGCGGTCGATGATTTTGTAGTGGATACGGTGCTCGTCGAGGTAGGTGAGGGCATAGCGGCGGTTGTCGGGCAGGGGCCGCAGGCGCACGGTTTCCTCCAGGCGGTAGCGCTCGGTATTTTTCAGCACGAAAGTGTTGTCCCAGAGCAGCGTGCCGCTGTGGTCGAAGCCGCACACAATGGCGTGGGTAGTGCGGTAGCCGTCGAAGTTGCGCATGCTGCCCATCACCCCGAAGCCGTAGCCGTTGTAGCGGTACTGCGGGTAATACACCTCGGCCACCAGCACGTAGCCCTCGGGGCTGGGTATCAGGTCGTGCATGAGCAGGCGGTAGTGCAGGCGAAACTCGCGGGCGGCGGCCTGCCGCTTGGCGCCGCGCTGCCGCAGCCGGGCCTGCCGGTTGGGGCTCATGAAGTCGAAGAAGTGCTTCAGGTGCAGAAAATCGTAGAAGCGCAGCGGCGGCCGGGCCCCCGTCGGGGTCAGGCCCAGGGTGAGGTTAGTGGCAAACAGGCCCTGGGAGTAGCGGTTGTCGCGCAGGGTGTAGGTGCCCATCATCAGGCGCGACGAGTCGCCGGGGCTGAGCTGGGCCGTGAGCAGGCTGCGGTTGCTTTCGGCCTGCACAAACTCGCTGTGCAACAGCTGGCCCTGGGGCGAAATCTGCTTGACCTGCAAGCGCGACTTGAGCCCGTTGGTCTGGCTGACCACGAATTTCACCTGGTTGGCCAGCGAGTCGGCCAGGAAGGTGAGCTGGCTTTCGGCGGGCTCGTACACGGCCGGCAGAAAGGTGAATTCGCCCGAGCGCAGGTTGAGCAGCAGCACGGTCAGGTGCTGCTCAATCTGGACCGTCACGAACAGGTTGCCTTCCAGGGCCTTCATGCTGATGGCTTCGTGCACCAGCTTGGTGTCGTAGGACGTGGTGCGCACTTCGCCGGTGCGGCTGTTGAGGGCCGCCACCCAGAGCTTGTTGCTGAGAAAATCGTCGTGAAACAGGGCGTAGACCATCGTGCCCTCGTTACAGATCTGGGACAGATAGTACCGGTCGGGCACTTCCAGCGGCTTGGTCCAGCGGGTTTGCAGCTGCTGGTCCAGCTTGTGGAAGGTGAACGTGCTGTTGCCCGCAAACGTGGGCTCCTTTTCAATCAGCAGCACGATGCTGCTGTCTTCGGGAATGGCCAGCACCTGCACCTCGCTCGACGATGACTGCAAATCCAGCTCTACGCGGGCCGTTTGGGCGGGCGCGTCGGGGGGCGGCGCGGGCAAGGCCTGGGCCCAGCCCGCGCCCGGGTGCAGGCCGCTCCAGAGCAGGAGCCAACAGAAGCTGAGTAGGGTTCGGATCATAGAAGTAAAAAGTCAGCTCGGCCGTGACAGCATCATTTTAAGGAAGATACGACGAAGCCAACAGATAGTCGGCGGCCGGTGCTAAACAGATGCAGCGGCCGGCCATTTTCCACACCGCCGCGGCAAAGTAGGCCGCAAGCGGGCACAAAAAAGCCCGACCCTTGCGGGGCCGGGCACCGGGCCGGGGCGGGCGAGCTTAGCTGCCCAGCTCCAGCAGCACGTCAAACTCCTCGGCCCGCAGGGGCATCACGCTCAGGCGCGACTGGCGCAGCAGCCCGATCTGGCTGAGGCGCGCCTCCTGCTTGATGTGGGCCAGCGGCACGGGGCGGGCCAGGGCCTGCTGGGGGCGCAGCAGCACGGCCACCCAGCCGGAGCCGGCTTCGGCCGTAGCGTCGGGGGCCGCGGGAGCCGCTACTTCGGCAATGCCCACCACCGACTTCTCGGTCATGCTGTGGTAGAACAGCACCAAGTCGCCGGGCTGCATCTGCTGCAGGTAGTTGCGGGCCTGGAAGTTGCGCACCCCGGTCCAGTCGGTGTGGCCGTCGCGCGTGAAGTCGTCCCAGGAATAGGCGCTGGGTTCAGATTTTACAAGCCAGTATTGCAAAGGTGAAGTGGTGAGTTAGTGAGTTAGTGAGATGGTGAGTTGTCGTTCTGACGGCGCGAAGTACGCTAATAGCGCGGATTGCACGACAACTCACCATCTCACTAACTCACTAACTCACTAACTCACCTTACTCCACGCGGCGCACTTGCAGCTTGTCGTTTTCCAGGGACAGCAATTGCAGGCCATAGCTGGTGCTCTGCCCGCTGGGCGTAATGCGGAACGTGCGGTTGTCCTGGGTGGTCCACAGGCCGGGGTAAATGGCGATGCCGTCGGTGGGTGAGGGGCCCCGGCCCACGAACACGCCGTTGGGGTCGAAGCGGAACCCGTGGCGGGGCCACGAGGTAGGAAAGGCGTACGTGTCGGGCCGGTAGATGCTTACGTCGCTGCCCGGCTGCGCTTCCTCCCACGATTCCAGCTAGTTGCGGCTTTGCACCTGGGCCTCGAAGGTGGCCGAGGTCAGGAGCGGACTGGCAGAATCCGACTCTTTTTGACAGCCGGCCAGCAGCAGGGTGGCCGAAAACAGGGAGAGAAAAAGGCGCATAGGGCTATAAGAGGGTGGGCAACGGTCAACGGATATATAGTCCGGATAGTATGTCGGCCGGAATGGTTGCACCCGGCCGCGCGTTTTTTTACTCGAGGCGGCGCACTTTCAGCAGTCCGTTTTCCAACGACACGATTTCGAGCTTGTAGTCGGGCTCCTTTTTATCGTCGAGGCTGATGAGCAGGGTGGTGGTGCTTTCGGCTTTCCACTGGCCCTTGCGGCCCTCCAGCCCGTCGGTGGGGGCAATGTCGTACTGAGTAAACAGGCCGTTGTGGTCGAACTGGAAGCCCGTGCGGCCCCGCGACGGGGGAAAGGCGTAGGTGTTGGGCCGGTACACGCGAATGTCGCCCTGGTCTTCCTCGTGGGCGTGTAGCCAGGTGCCTTCCAACTGCTTGAGCTTGGGCGTAGACGCGCGGGAGTCGGAATTGCAGGTACTAGCCAGCAAAAACATACTGAGGGAAGCCAACAAAGCGAGTAAGCGCATACAAACGGGCGAAAAAAGAAATAAAACCTGGACGAAGCCCCGCAGGAGGCCGTAGGAGCGAATGTACGACTTTGGCCCGTACCTTTGGCGGGCCGCTGCCTCAGGGTTTTTGGGTAATGGGTTTTTGTTTTTGGCCTTTGGGCCTAGCATCACCAACCAAAAACCAATAACTACAAACCAGAAACCAAGTGGACAACCGCGCCCTTATCCGTGCTTTCCGCCTCGCCGCGTCGCTCATGGAGTTGCACGACGAAAACCCGTTCAAGATCCGTGCTTACGAAGGCACCGCCGCCACGCTGGAACGCCTGGAGCTGCCCGTGGCCGACATGGACCGCACCGGCCTGCCCGACCGGACCGGGCTGAGCAAGACGGCCGCCGCCAAAGTAGCCGAGCTGCTCGACACCGGCACGTTTGAGGAGCTGCGCAAGCTGCTGGAAATCACCCCGTCCGGGGTGGTGGAGATGCTCAACATCAAAGGCATCGGCCCCAAGAAAATCCGGGCCTTGTGGCGGGAGCTGGGCATCGAAAGCCCCGAGCAGCTGCGCGACGCCGCCGAGCGGGACGAGGTGAGCAAGCTCAAGGGCTTCGGCAAGAAAACCCAGGATGCGCTGCTGGCCGCCCTGGAGTTCAACCAGGAAAGCCAGGGCAAGCTGCTGTACCCGCAGGCCGAAACGCTGGCCGAGGACCTGGCCGCCCGCCTGCGCGAG
This window contains:
- a CDS encoding YDG/SRA domain-containing protein gives rise to the protein MRVFGHVGTYRPGDLFASRAALSLAGLHRPLRAGVSGTATEGVDSIVLAGQYEDDVFGEDQILYAGHGGRDPHSGRQVADQQLTPRNVAFHKSLETGRPVRVLHKVTTDDGLTPYRYEGLYQVRAAQYVRGQSGYQVWLFTLRPVLG
- a CDS encoding M16 family metallopeptidase is translated as MSDYDLYELPNGIRVLHKQVLHTKIAHCGFLLDIGSRDEKLHQLGLAHFWEHMAFKGTEKRKSFHILNRLETVGGELNAYTTKEKICFYASLLSTHFERAFELLTDLTFHSVFPEKEIEKERGVILEEMSMYQDAPEDAIVDDFDGVIFPNHSLGHNILGTRESVSGFAQQDFFQFLADNVRTDRLAFSSVSNLPFKEVKRLADKYLAPLPAQLGVRPRTPFTAFQRVEQTERKPINQAHCIIGGPAYAISDKRRIPFFMLNNLLGGPGMNSRLNLAVREKYGLVYTIDSTYSPYTDTGLFGIYFGTEKKQVARTISLVNKELKLLREKTLTTNQLHVVKEQLMGQLAMSEESNSGMMQLLGKSTLDLNRVESINEVFAQIRQITAEELRDLANDVLREDNLSVLQYLPE
- a CDS encoding glycosyltransferase family 9 protein, translating into MPDPVARRAVLLIQTAFIGDVILATALLEHLHHTEPDTPVDFLVRKGNEGLVQNHPHVRQVLIWDKKQDKYRGLWQLLQRIRQADYQRVVTLQRFASTGFLTAFSGAPERVGFDKNPFSFRFTRAIPHVIGSGVHEVSRNLHLLDPAYDGPLTMPRLYPSAADEAAAAQAAQQAGGRPYICIAPTSVWFTKQFPREQWLKLLAALPAKYAVFLIGGPPDVAECEVLLAASGRPGVVNLAGKLSLLASAALMRGAVLNYVNDSAPMHLCSAQGAPTCAIYCSTVPFFGFGPLSPFSRVVELREELACKPCGLHGYRKCPLNHFHCAYGIETSQLLSALAEAEAG
- a CDS encoding aminopeptidase P N-terminal domain-containing protein codes for the protein MRYGPIDPQLFIQNRRNFVQQLPPASLAIFHSNDTMPTNADGTMAFRQNNDLFYLSGVDQEESILVIFPDAKLPQHREILFLKETSEHILVWEGYKLTKAEARAQSGVATIMWVDSFESVLPALMNEAENVYLNSNEHIRAVVEVETRDARLGKQLRAAYPLHQYRRVAPIMHFLRAIKSEEEIRLMREAANITEKAFRRLLGFIRPGVWEYEIEAEILHEFVRNRSRGPAYGSIIASGANACILHYVSNDRECKDGDVLLMDFGAEFANYAADLSRSIPVNGTFTPRQRAVYEAVLRVMKHATSRLVAGNNIEDYHAEVGRTMEQELIKLDLLNENDVKNQDPAAPLYKKYFMHGTSHYLGLDVHDVGAKYRVFEPGMVYTCEPGIYIREEGLGIRLENDILITTSGNEDLMKNIPLEVADIERLMAANRG
- a CDS encoding OmpA family protein — encoded protein: MKRSLTSYLALGLTLLAAAPRGHAQTADRKTAVSLYGSMYQYKGSLGSDFFKSGNNHFGPGISINRYLTPGLDLGLQGAYVELKGSQSPATFFNTNVVNVNLALKLKLNNGWALKEDAVVQPYLLLAPGIAYTSREGSVRGKRIDEDKTYFDAFGAAGINFRISDAVGLFVQTGQHIPLNANLDGEPIRDDDKIDDRYLQHTVGLTVAFGKAKDTDGDGVPDRKDKCPDTPTGVSVDENGCPLDGDGDGVPDYQDKCPTEKGLANLEGCPDRDNDGVRDGDDQCPDVAGKAELRGCPDADNDGVRDQDDKCPNTPAGTQVDANGCPLVLDQDNDGILDNVDKCPDTPARTRVDANGCPLVVDPAIKRLEVPVRFKTNSTVIEPSSYPALNRIANALKTHPEYSLRIIGHADSRGTDEYNQGLSERRAESVKRYFSGKQVDDTRVITEGRGEGEPAAPNTSAAGMSKNRRVEFKFEFVITPAPAM
- a CDS encoding DUF4252 domain-containing protein; translated protein: MKNRILTLWVLVALLAATGCRTSGPGTPARTVAEFFSKYENRSGFKATDWSAGLTTRLLLLKLGNLGGDNELTQAISSVRSVKVLTFSPTTSGARELVAEGLTKEVDGLLANERYTPLPVAAEAGTTVMRYSARQSGDKVKEVVATGNVQGAPESFMLVAISGDFTKSQVEKLVKFLPSVSGELAR
- a CDS encoding EVE domain-containing protein, which gives rise to MQYWLVKSEPSAYSWDDFTRDGHTDWTGVRNFQARNYLQQMQPGDLVLFYHSMTEKSVVGIAEVAAPAAPDATAEAGSGWVAVLLRPQQALARPVPLAHIKQEARLSQIGLLRQSRLSVMPLRAEEFDVLLELGS